One genomic segment of Motacilla alba alba isolate MOTALB_02 chromosome 1A, Motacilla_alba_V1.0_pri, whole genome shotgun sequence includes these proteins:
- the C1AH12orf40 gene encoding uncharacterized protein C12orf40 homolog, with protein sequence MKLLEVSSPKSSAVSLDLLNLYVVNQISTKKDNTENVRKPVHVDISEDEKKPIRRHNLELPTSPLRTLRKSNLDDLQSRLQKQVLDTRRQHLSEKVKYQHKLIPQVMELGHVDSSVENEDSMARVFSACPLSFSGFQFSNCTQLSEENFNTKVMGNIWEQINEKKLQNQPGNNFDQDPWNINPSSQCIFRKSDTVSQELFKPFDSPGPDYMNSARKNTVIIASNESENCEGIKEPIFDVVKETAELKDGSGCSFLALFEDESQPIQNNSATKHFNPFSNQNSNDIFFTVPDIGNQIINRSYSCDTRRVYPAVNAKEDFIERRLEGIFTAPEQVFLKSNNVSNTSYKETSALHETHRQNCLEGQHYFMPCEQKERRANLEKIETFDYHHDQQNNLKENVQNYSRKKRDKKSVKEAAWNQNHVFVFEGFTTAQDKGYKFGLSSYLHGMDVDSPLCSQSHGYSPRQTESYSSTSSDTSEEEDTGKKKEYLNEQSLKAHGANLLSASVSREAPKSCHTRSVGMKPSSTLARKEENNLQEKDSNFCAAEEENKTHPALSPGPSHHAFKSEHVSSSTRCDVWSQTEGSVTVEKVDVGTQCGTLRVCSCGGSLPAARSPGGVPAPSSAGSAGEHGRPAREAQQPAGPGSAAGTDAFCAEAEYLSLAGTRTLEVLNYIDKMKERDKQ encoded by the exons ATGAAGCTCCTGGAAGTATCATCTCCTAAAAGTTCAGCAGTCAGTTTGGATCTTCTTAATCTCTATGTGGTTAACCAGATATCAACCAAAAAAGACAACACTG AGAATGTGAGGAAGCCAGTCCACGTTGATATctctgaagatgaaaaaaaacctatcaGGAGACATAACTTAGAGCTTCCCACATCACCCCTACGTACACTACGAAAATCAAACttagatgatctccagagcaG GTTACAAAAACAAGTTTTGGACACCAGAAGACAACATCTctcagaaaaagtaaaataccaGCATAAG CTCATTCCACAAGTAATGGAATTAGGCCATGTTGATTCTAGTGTGGAAAATGAAGACTCCATGGCAAGAGTTTTTAGTGCTTGTCCGTTGTCCTTCTCTGGTTTTCAGTTCTCTAACTGTACAcagctttcagaagaaaatttcaacACAAAAGTAATGGGGAACATTTGGGAACAGATCAAtgaaaagaaactgcaaaacCAG CCAGGTAACAACTTTGATCAAGACCCTTGGAATATAAACCCTTCAAGCCAGTGTATTTTCAGGAAGTCTGATACAGTGTCTCAGGAGCTGTTCAAGCCATTTGACAG CCCCGGGCCAGACTACATGAATTCTGCCAGGAAAAATACAGTGATAATAGCCAGTAATGAATCAGAAAACTGTGAAGGAATAAAAGAACCAATATTTGATGTTGTGAAAGAAACTGCAGAACTGAAAGATGGAAGTGGTTGTTCCTTTCTGGCACTATTTGAAGATGAGAGTCAACCAATCCAAAATAATTCTGCCACGAAGCATTTTAATCCTTTCTCTAACCAAAACagtaatgacatttttttcaccGTTCCTGATATTGGAAATCAAATTATCAACAGAAGTTATTCTTGTGACACTAGAAGGGTTTATCCTGCAGTCAATGCAAAAGAAGATTTTATAGAAAGACGCCTTGAAGGCATTTTCACAGCTCCAGAACAGGTTTTCCTTAAAAGTAATAACGTGTCCAATACAAGCTACAAGGAAACAAGTGCACTTCATGAAACACACCGGCAGAACTGTCTTGAGGGACAGCACTACTTCATGCCCtgtgaacagaaagaaagaagagcaaatCTTGAAAAAATTG agaCATTTGATTATCACCATGATCAGCAGAATAACTTAAAGGAGAATGTGCAGaattattcaagaaaaaaaag GGACAAGAAGTCTGTGAAAGAAGCAGCCTGGAATCAGAACCATGTCTTTGTATTTGAAGGG ttcaCAACAGCACAAGATAAAGGGTATAAGTTTGGACTGAGTTCATATCTTCATGGGATGG ATGTGGACTCGCCACTCTGCAGCCAGTCTCATGGTTACTCTCCAAGGCAGACTGAGAGCTATTCGAGCACCAGTTCTGACACA TCTGAAGAGGAAGACACAGGCAAAAAGAAGGAATATCTGAATGAACAGTCCTTGAAGGCACATGGTGCCAACCTGTTATCAGCCTCAGTGAGCAGAGAGGCCCCCAAGAGCTGTCACACCCGAAGTGTGGGTATGAAGCCCAGCAGTACTTTGgctagaaaagaagaaaacaatcttCAGGAGAAAGACTCTAATTTTTGTGCCgcagaggaggaaaataaaacccacccaGCTCTGTCTCCGGGCCCATCACACCACGCCTTTAAGAGTGAGCATGTCAGTAGCAGCACCAGGTGCGATGTTTGGTCGCAGACCGAGGGCTCTGTGACCGTAGAGAAGGTGGATGTGGGCACCCAGTGTGGCACCCTGAGGGTGTGCAGCTGTGGGGGATCCCTCCCCGCTGCTCGCAGCCCAGGCGgggtccctgctcccagctctgccggCAGCGCAGGAGAGCACGGCCGGCCAGCGCGGGAGGCGCAGCAGCCCGCgggccccggcagcgccgccgggACAGACGCGTTCTGTGCCGAGGCCGAGTACCTGAGTTTGGCTGGCACGAGGACTCTGGAGGTGCTGAACTACATTGATAAAATGAAGGAGAGAGATAAGCAGTGA